The Malus domestica chromosome 10, GDT2T_hap1 genome contains a region encoding:
- the LOC103437221 gene encoding serine carboxypeptidase-like 42, whose amino-acid sequence MCRCWFSGVLIVLECVWLVLLGAVEGYPAEDLVVSLPGQPSVGFKQYAGYVDVDVKAGRSLFYYFVEADEQPDKKPLTLWLNGGPGCSSVGGGAFTELGPFYPTGDGRGLRRNPMSWNRASNLLFVESPAGVGWSYSNTSSDYDSGDASTARDMHTFLMKWYEKFPTFRSRELFLTGESYAGHYIPQLAIAILDHNKQSTGFKFNLKGVALGNPLLRLDRDAPATYEYFWSHGMISDETGLTIMNECDFDDYVLGNPHNVSHQCNKAISQANQIVGEYINNYDVILDVCYPSIVEQELRLRKMATKISVGVDVCMTFERRFYLNLPEVQKALHANRTNLPYPWSMCSRILNYSDTDGSINILPLLTRIVQNRIPVWVFSGDQDSVVPLLGSRTLVRELAHDLKFPITVPYGAWFHKGQVGGWATEYGNLLTFATVRGAAHMVPYAQPSRALHLFSAFVRGRRLPNTARPSIDE is encoded by the exons ATGTGTAGGTGTTGGTTTAGTGGGGTTTTGATTGTGTTGGAGTGTGTGTGGTTGGTGCTGCTGGGTGCAGTGGAGGGATACCCAGCTGAGGATCTGGTGGTGAGCCTGCCTGGTCAGCCAAGTGTTGGGTTCAAGCAGTATGCTGGGTATGTTGATGTGGATGTGAAAGCTGGGAGGAGCTTGTTTTACTACTTTGTTGAAGCAGATGAGCAGCCTGACAAGAAGCCCCTCACTCTTTGGCTCAATGGAG GTCCAGGTTGTTCCTCCGTTGGCGGAGGTGCCTTTACCGAGCTGGGTCCATTTTATCCAACAGGTGACGGCAGAGGCCTCCGGAGAAATCCAATGTCATGGAACAGAG CATCAAATCTCCTTTTTGTTGAGTCTCCTGCTGGAGTAGGATGGTCATACTCGAATACAAGTTCGGATTATGACTCTGGGGATGCCTCAACTG CAAGGGATATGCACACATTCTTGATGAAATGGTATGAAAAGTTTCCAACTTTCAGATCCCGAGAGTTGTTTCTTACCGGAGAAAGCTATGCAG GGCACTACATACCGCAATTAGCTATTGCCATTTTGGACCATAATAAACAATCAACTGGTTTCAAGTTCAATCTCAAAGGGGTTGCT CTTGGGAATCCACTGCTGAGACTTGATCGTGATGCTCCGGCAACATATGAATATTTTTGGTCTCATGGAATGATTTCTGATGAAACTGGCCTTACTATCATGAACGAATGCGATTTTGACGATTATGTCTTGGGAAATCCTCACAATGTAAGCCATCAATGCAACAAAGCAATATCTCAAGCCAATCAGATAGTTGGTGAGTACATAAACAATTACGACGTGATTCTTGATGTTTGTTATCCATCTATAGTGGAGCAAGAGTTGAGACTGCGGAAAATG GCTACTAAGATAAGTGTTGGAGTTGATGTATGTATGACGTTTGAAAGACGTTTTTATTTGAACCTTCCCGAAGTTCAGAAAGCCCTTCATGCAAATCGTACAAACTTGCCTTATCCATGGAGTATGTGCAGTCG CATTCTTAATTACAGCGATACAGATGGTAGCATTAACATCCTTCCCTTGCTCACAAGGATAGTTCAAAACCGTATACCCGTTTGGGTTTTCAG TGGGGATCAAGATTCCGTTGTACCATTATTGGGCTCTCGGACACTGGTGCGTGAACTAGCACACGACCTAAAGTTCCCGATAACAGTCCCATACGGAGCTTGGTTTCACAAAGGCCAG GTGGGCGGTTGGGCTACAGAGTACGGAAATCTGTTGACGTTTGCCACGGTAAGGGGGGCTGCTCATATGGTGCCCTATGCTCAACCTTCAAGAGCACTGCACCTCTTCAGTGCATTTGTTCGTGGTCGGAGACTGCCCAACACAGCGCGTCCTTCCATTGACGAGTAA
- the LOC139188403 gene encoding uncharacterized protein, which translates to MSNLNKLDFTALEVSGRNYLKWVQDVKLHLTAKNLRPAIEEATDKPVGEAEKATAMIFIRRHIHDALQTEYLAEEDPRALWVALADRFDHQKDIFLPEARHDWQHLRFQDFKSVNEYNSEVCRIRSLLKFCNETLTEEDLLEKTYSTFSASNIVLQQQYRAQTFTKFSDLISVLLLAEKQNQLLMKNHQARPTGATAVPEAHYSTNQHPKRQKRRGKGGQKPSHQGQQSQGPSKGGNKAQKRPNLAPNGPNFKNKGKAPATMNDDMCYRCGSKDHWSRICRAPKKVVDAYHSRRTKFESNFQQVDELETTKMEVSDFQEDTTPMED; encoded by the coding sequence atgtcgaacttgaacaaactcgacttcaccgctttggaggtttctggaaggaactacctcaagtgggttcaagatgtgaagctccacctcactgcaaagaacttgcgtcctgctattgaagaagcaacagataaacctgttggcgaagctgaaaaagccactgctatgatcttcatccgaagacatatccatgacgctctacaaactgagtaccttgctgaggaggatccacgtgcattatgggtcgctttggctgatcgtttcgatcaccaaaaggacatattcttgcctgaagcaagacacgactggcagcacttgcgcttccaagactttaagtctgtgaatgaatataattctgaagtttgtcgaatccgatcacttctcaagttttgcaatgaaactttgactgaagaggatctcctggagaagacctactcgaccttctctgcttctaatattgtcctgcagcaacaatatagagctcagacgttcactaagttctcggatttgatctctgttttacttcttgctgaaaagcagaaccagctgttgatgaagaatcatcaagctcgacctactggggctactgctgtgcctgaagcacattatagcactaatcagcacccaaaacgccaaaagaggcgtggtaagggcggccagaagccatcccaccaaggtcaacagagccaaggcccatccaagggaggaaacaaagcccagaagcgcccaaacctcgctcccaatggcccgaacttcaagaataagggcaaagcacctgccacaatgaatgacgatatgtgctatcgttgtggttccaaggaccattggtcccgtatttgccgtgctcccaagaaggttgtggatgcatatcattctcgtcgtacgaagtttgaatcaaacttccagCAAGTGGACGAActggagactacaaagatggaggtttctgattttcaggaggataccactcctatggaagattag